A genomic segment from Gracilimonas sediminicola encodes:
- a CDS encoding SDR family NAD(P)-dependent oxidoreductase, giving the protein MSKTILVTGASRGIGYETALKLASENHTVIATARSQDKLQELSNTAENGKIIPVTADLTKPEDITKIAAAVESTKGLDGLINNAGAVHRQAFMDTDIEVFKKLMDVNVYGIVRLTQALKPHLRKGSHILNISSMSGYQGSLKFGGLSAYGAAKAAVVGLSEVLSAEFAEDNIAVNCLCIGAVQTEMLENAFPGFEAPVSPQQMGSYIANFILTGHQFYNGKVLPVALNDPS; this is encoded by the coding sequence ATGAGTAAGACGATTTTAGTTACCGGAGCCAGCCGCGGTATAGGATATGAAACTGCACTCAAACTGGCTTCAGAAAATCACACCGTTATTGCTACTGCCCGTTCACAAGATAAGTTACAGGAACTTTCAAATACTGCTGAGAACGGAAAAATCATACCTGTTACGGCTGATCTAACGAAACCGGAAGACATTACCAAAATCGCTGCTGCTGTAGAAAGCACGAAAGGTCTGGATGGGTTAATCAATAATGCTGGGGCTGTTCATCGGCAAGCTTTTATGGATACCGACATCGAAGTATTTAAAAAGCTCATGGATGTGAATGTGTATGGAATTGTTCGTCTCACTCAAGCACTGAAACCACATCTCAGGAAGGGAAGTCATATTCTCAATATTTCCAGTATGTCGGGATATCAGGGCAGTTTAAAATTTGGGGGATTATCTGCTTATGGTGCCGCAAAAGCTGCCGTGGTTGGCCTGTCTGAAGTGTTGAGTGCCGAATTCGCTGAAGATAATATTGCCGTTAATTGTTTATGCATCGGGGCAGTACAAACCGAAATGCTGGAAAATGCCTTTCCCGGCTTTGAAGCTCCGGTTTCCCCACAACAAATGGGAAGCTATATAGCGAACTTTATCCTGACCGGACACCAATTTTATAATGGAAAAGTATTACCGGTAGCATTAAATGATCCGAGTTAG
- a CDS encoding SGNH/GDSL hydrolase family protein produces MANKKATDEEKGILEQFMLPFYHITKRIPLFPGKNDAKSEAGLFGITEEELKEYRENYDENARQAALEILKEDEIVDCLDKLPMDGEETIVAFGDSNTEDAQGWFTILKHVLEISVEKANFNFINAGVSYNTTAEALRRVDRDVVVHEPDWVIVALGTFDAQRLNIAPDRTLLPLSETWENIETIQSVLESRVENPLIWITPAPVIDEMLEENLLYDFTIKPEDLGPVQDLVSGKQGAIVDASAKRMGEGEPNAWNYLPDGLHHSLSGHMETTKAIIKKLAEPKN; encoded by the coding sequence ATGGCGAATAAAAAAGCGACGGACGAAGAAAAAGGAATTCTGGAGCAGTTTATGCTGCCTTTCTATCACATTACAAAACGAATTCCTCTTTTCCCCGGTAAAAATGATGCAAAATCGGAAGCCGGTTTATTTGGAATTACAGAAGAAGAGCTCAAAGAGTACAGAGAGAATTATGACGAAAATGCCCGGCAGGCTGCACTGGAGATTCTTAAGGAAGATGAAATTGTAGATTGCCTCGATAAACTTCCCATGGATGGAGAAGAAACCATCGTAGCCTTTGGTGACTCAAACACGGAAGATGCACAGGGCTGGTTTACCATTTTGAAGCATGTACTGGAAATATCAGTGGAAAAAGCCAATTTCAATTTCATAAATGCGGGTGTTTCTTACAATACAACGGCAGAAGCTCTACGCCGTGTTGATCGCGATGTAGTGGTTCATGAACCGGATTGGGTAATTGTAGCATTAGGCACTTTTGATGCACAGCGGTTAAATATTGCTCCCGATCGTACCTTATTACCTCTTTCAGAAACCTGGGAGAATATAGAAACCATCCAATCAGTATTGGAATCAAGAGTGGAAAACCCGCTGATCTGGATTACACCTGCTCCTGTTATTGATGAAATGCTGGAAGAGAATCTGCTTTATGATTTCACCATCAAACCGGAGGATTTAGGTCCGGTGCAGGATTTAGTTTCCGGTAAGCAAGGGGCAATAGTGGATGCATCTGCAAAACGAATGGGAGAAGGTGAGCCTAATGCCTGGAACTACCTTCCGGATGGCCTGCATCACTCCTTATCCGGACATATGGAAACAACGAAGGCAATCATTAAAAAACTGGCTGAGCCTAAAAATTAA